The genome window GGTGATGGTCCACGAGCGCCAACTCGACGTCATCACCAAGCATCTCGTGCACGTCGATCTGCACGCCGTCCGGCTCGATGAAACGGTCGAGGCGGAGGTCGCGCTGGTCGCCGTCGGAGCCGCCCCGGGCGTCAAGGAAGGCGGGGTGCTCGATCTGGTCTTGCGCGAACTCACCGTTGAGGCGCTGCCGGGGAACATCCCCGAGAAGATCGAGGTGGAAGTCAGCGGCCTGAACATCGGCGACACGCTCCACGTGCGCGACCTGCCCGTGCCGGAGGGCGTCAAGGTCGTCGACGAGCCCGACGAAATCGTGTGCACGCTGCTGCCGCCTTCGAAGATCGAAGAAGAGGTGCCCGTGGTGGCGGCCGAGCCGCTGCAACCCGAGCTCATCGGCGAGAAAAAAGCAGAGGAGCCCGAGGCAGAGGCGGAGGCCTAAAGGCCGCTGCTCAAGCCGGCGGACTCAGGCGTTTCCCGTCTGGTCGTCGGACTCGGCAATCCGGGGCGTTCGTACGTCCGGACTCGGCACAACGTGGGCTTTCGCGTGGTCGAATTGCTGGCGCGCCGGCACGGCCCGGTCACGTGGCGCTCGAAATTCGATGCGCGCACGGCGCAGGTGCCGGCGCTCGGCGCGCTGCTGGCCATGCCCCAGACCTACATGAACGATTCCGGCGACAGCGTCGCACCGCTCGCTTCCTTCTATAAGCTGGCGCCGCCGCAGCTGCTCGTCGTCTGCGACGACGTGAATCTGCCGTTTCGCAGGCTCCGCGCGCGCCGCAGCGGCAGCGAAGGCGGGCACAACGGGCTGCGCTCCATCATCGACGCGCTGCACTCAGACGATTTCCCTCGTTTGCGCGTCGGCGTCGGACGGCCGGGACCGGCGCCGCTGATCGGCCATGTCATCGGCCCGTTCAGCGCCGATGAGGAAGCCGCGCTCGACGAGGTCATCGGGCGTGCGGCCGATGGCGTCGAAGCGTTCTTGCGCGACGGGGTAGAGGCCGCGATCGCGCTCGTCAACGCGGAGGGCGGCTGGCTCGTCGAACCCGAATGACTCTGTGTTGATCAATTTTGCGCCGCAGCTTGGACGCATACTGATCGTAGCCGGACTGGCGCTTGCCACTATCGGTCTTCTGCTCTACTTCGCGCGGCCGCTCCGCTTGGGCGCGCTCCCTGGCGATCTTACGTTTTCGGGGCGCGGCTGGCAGATCGCCGTCCCGCTTGGAACTTCGCTGCTGCTCTCCATCGTTTTGACGATAGTGTTGAATGTGCTGTTGAGGCGGCGCTAGAGGCGATGGACGCATTCCTGGAACCGGATCCGGAAAAATTGACGACGGCGCGACCGTTCGTCGGGCGCGCGGTCGTCATGCGCCTGGACGAGGCGCTTTCGGAATCGGCGACCTTGAGCTCCGACCTCGTGTTCATGCGCCGGCTGGGCGTGCGCCCGCTCGTCGTGTACGATCTGGCCCAGCGGCGCACTGCGGCGAGGTTGATCGGGAATATCAATCGCGTCGGCGGCGAGGCGGTCAACCTGGATGGCAGCTCGGCGAGCACGCTCGTGGTATCCGTGGATGAGGCGGGTGCGACCGCAGTGCGATCGGTGAACGTCCAGCTCGTGTCGTTGCTCCTGGAAAAAGGCTATATCCCGCTGTTCGCTTCGGAAGGCGCCGCCGTTT of Candidatus Tumulicola sp. contains these proteins:
- a CDS encoding 50S ribosomal protein L25, which codes for MEQITIAAKPRKETGTHAVNKLRREGKVPGVVYGHQFGDPLPVVIEARDLRNALHGHNINSVFTLEIEGRGPTPVMVHERQLDVITKHLVHVDLHAVRLDETVEAEVALVAVGAAPGVKEGGVLDLVLRELTVEALPGNIPEKIEVEVSGLNIGDTLHVRDLPVPEGVKVVDEPDEIVCTLLPPSKIEEEVPVVAAEPLQPELIGEKKAEEPEAEAEA
- the pth gene encoding aminoacyl-tRNA hydrolase; amino-acid sequence: MVVGLGNPGRSYVRTRHNVGFRVVELLARRHGPVTWRSKFDARTAQVPALGALLAMPQTYMNDSGDSVAPLASFYKLAPPQLLVVCDDVNLPFRRLRARRSGSEGGHNGLRSIIDALHSDDFPRLRVGVGRPGPAPLIGHVIGPFSADEEAALDEVIGRAADGVEAFLRDGVEAAIALVNAEGGWLVEPE
- a CDS encoding DUF2905 domain-containing protein, with amino-acid sequence MLINFAPQLGRILIVAGLALATIGLLLYFARPLRLGALPGDLTFSGRGWQIAVPLGTSLLLSIVLTIVLNVLLRRR